CCCAGACGCTGACTTTTAAACAAGCCACTGGATACAAAATATCCTACAACTCAATTGAAAGAAGTGTTTAAGACAGGGCACAAATATAGATGAATTGAGGGAAAGTTCACGAAGGATTACAAAATCGCTTTTTTAACTGGCTTATAATTGGGTTGAAGGCGAGTGCTGTTTTACTGTTGAAAATAAAACAGCCAATTTTTGCATAAACTGTAACCCTCCCATCTACCAATAGTTACCTCCATTCAGTTACTTTGCCCTTATCTTTGTTGTGCATATCTTGTGGTATATTTTGGGCAATATGCTCAAACAATAAATCTAACAATTTGATTTTGGCAAAGTTGCGTACATACACCAGGCTTACCTCACGTAAGGGTTTTTCTGGTTCAAAACGACGTATTTGAGCTTGTTTGCCTGATGGTAAATCCAGCGTGGCAAGTTCAGGCAACAAGGTAAACCCACCTTCTACTTCTACCATTTTTTTGAGAGTTTCCAGCGAACCACTCCTGTAGTTAAAAGTTTGTTGTTTTTGAGCTTGTTCCTGATACCCACACAAGTTGGCCACCTGATTATAAAAGCAATGCCCATCATTTAGCATCCAAAGCTCTTCGCTGGCAATGTCTTTCGGACGTAACTGTTGGTTGGTTAAAATAGGGTGGTCTTTGCTCGTATACACCATAATCTCTTCATAAAAAATAGGCTTTTCTACCATTCCTTTTTCCCGCAAAGGGGTGACCAGCAAACCTACGTCCAGCAAATCTTTTTGCAAATGGTCTATGATTTCTTCGGTAAGTAGCTCATACACCTGGAGCTGTATGCTGGGGTATTCTCTGGTAAAGCTACCCACAAATAAAGGCAGCAGATAAGGTGCTAATGTTGGAATAATACCGACCTTAAGTTCTCCTGTTACATTGTTCTGAAACTGTTGTACAATGTCTTGAATTTTGCTTGATTCACGAAGCGTGTTTCGGGCTTGTTCAATAATTAGTTTGCCTACATCAGTTGGCACTACTGGTTGTTTGCTGCGGTCAAATACAACGACTCCTAAATCTTCCTCCATCTTTTTGATTTGCATACTGAGGGTAGGCTGTGTAACAAAACACTTCTCTGCTGCCGTAGCAAAGTGCCTGTAAGTGTCTACTGCTACTATATATTCAAGTTGTATAAGGCTTACCATAATATTGCTAATGATTTAATCTATTCACAAATATAGTTTACCTCTATGGAAACATAATAATTATTGATTTGATTTGTGAGTCTATAAGAATTAGTTTTGTGATAAATAAAATCTATTAATTTAATATATAACTCATGATAACAGCAGAACTAAATCTGATAGGCCTGGATAAAGAACAAGCCGGAAAATTGGCAAATGACCTGAATCAACTATTGGCAAATTTCCAGATTCATTACCAAAACCTGCGTGGTTTTCACTGGAATATCAAAGGAAAAAACTTTTTTGAGTTACATGCTAAGTTTGAAGAGTTGTATACCGATGCTCAGGAAAAAATAGATCAAATTGCTGAGCGTATACTTACTTTGGGTTTTACTCCTTTACACGTTTTTTCTGATTATTTGGAGCGCGCCCAAATTGCTGAAGGTAAAAATGTACTGGAAGACCAAGAAGCAGTAAATATGCTAATACAAAGTATGCAAACACTCATTACTATAGAGCGCCAAGCATTAGAGTACGCCGCCGATTTACACGATGAAGGAACTGTAGCAATGCTGAGCGACTTTATTGCTACTCAAGAAAAAACAGTTTGGATGTTTTCTGCCTGGTTAAATAATAGCTGATATTCTGTAATTGCCAAGTTACATGGATTCTTAGCTATTCAACAGGATACAAGTCGGCAATGTCTTGCCAACAAAAAACGATTTAAACTGTTTAGGTTGGCTTTTTTTAAAAAAAACAAATCACACGCTTGACGTGAGTTATGATAATAAACATTGATAACTATGAACCTCAATCAAATTACAGTATCGAGTACCAATATTGCAAAGTCAGTTGATTTTTATACTACATTAGGTCTTGAGCTTATAGTAGACACGCCCCACTATGCCCGCTTTTTGGTGCACCATGGGCAGGCTACCTTTTCGGTAGCCCTCCGCAATGAAGCGATCCCACAAAATGGTACGAAGGTATATTTTGAATGTGACAATTTAGATGCTAAGGTAGCCAAGTTACAAACTGCCGGGCTAGAGTTTACCGAGTTGCCCACCGACAAACGCTACCTTTGGCGCGAAGCTCATATCAACGACCCTGACGGTAATGTAGTATGTCTTTATTATGCAGGTGAAAACCGAATTAACCCACCTTGGCGGGTACAAAAGAAGAAGAATGACCTGACCAAAAATATATAAAGGCAAACCAACGCAATGGATTTACAAAAATACCTTCATAGAATAGGTTTTAAAGGAAGTAAATTGCCTTTGGCCAACTTAGAAACTTTAAGGTTACTTCACTATGCTCACATGCACCAAGTACCCTTTGAAAATCTCGACATTCATTACAACCGTTACATAGAGGTGGACGTAGAAAAGTTTTACAAAAAAATAGTGAATGACAACAGGGGAGGGTTTTGTTTTGAGTTAAATGGCCTGTTCAACTGGGCACTTAGGCAAATAGGGTTTGATGTTACTATACTAGCAGCTGCCGTCATCAACGATCAGGGCGACTA
This is a stretch of genomic DNA from Microscilla marina ATCC 23134. It encodes these proteins:
- a CDS encoding hydrogen peroxide-inducible genes activator — encoded protein: MVSLIQLEYIVAVDTYRHFATAAEKCFVTQPTLSMQIKKMEEDLGVVVFDRSKQPVVPTDVGKLIIEQARNTLRESSKIQDIVQQFQNNVTGELKVGIIPTLAPYLLPLFVGSFTREYPSIQLQVYELLTEEIIDHLQKDLLDVGLLVTPLREKGMVEKPIFYEEIMVYTSKDHPILTNQQLRPKDIASEELWMLNDGHCFYNQVANLCGYQEQAQKQQTFNYRSGSLETLKKMVEVEGGFTLLPELATLDLPSGKQAQIRRFEPEKPLREVSLVYVRNFAKIKLLDLLFEHIAQNIPQDMHNKDKGKVTEWR
- a CDS encoding Dps family protein → MITAELNLIGLDKEQAGKLANDLNQLLANFQIHYQNLRGFHWNIKGKNFFELHAKFEELYTDAQEKIDQIAERILTLGFTPLHVFSDYLERAQIAEGKNVLEDQEAVNMLIQSMQTLITIERQALEYAADLHDEGTVAMLSDFIATQEKTVWMFSAWLNNS
- a CDS encoding VOC family protein: MNLNQITVSSTNIAKSVDFYTTLGLELIVDTPHYARFLVHHGQATFSVALRNEAIPQNGTKVYFECDNLDAKVAKLQTAGLEFTELPTDKRYLWREAHINDPDGNVVCLYYAGENRINPPWRVQKKKNDLTKNI